The following proteins come from a genomic window of Aequorivita marisscotiae:
- the merTP gene encoding mercuric transport protein MerTP, whose translation MKSENKLIGAGLLTAITASLCCITPVLALIAGTSGIASAFSWIEPFRPYLIGLTILVLGFAWYQKLKPQKEIDCECETDEKPKFIQSKKFLGIVTVFAIVMLAFPYYSGIFYPNTDKQIIVVDKSDIKTTEFKISGMTCASCEEHVNHEVNKLNGIVNSKASYENGNAIVEFDKTKTNETEIENAINSTGYKVTDKKEN comes from the coding sequence ATGAAAAGTGAAAACAAATTAATTGGTGCAGGTTTGTTAACTGCAATTACAGCTTCCTTGTGTTGTATTACACCAGTTTTGGCTCTAATCGCAGGAACAAGCGGAATTGCTTCTGCATTTTCTTGGATTGAACCTTTTAGACCTTATTTAATCGGACTGACAATTTTAGTTCTTGGTTTTGCTTGGTATCAAAAACTAAAACCTCAAAAAGAAATTGACTGCGAATGTGAGACGGACGAAAAACCAAAATTTATTCAATCAAAAAAGTTTTTAGGAATCGTAACTGTATTTGCAATTGTAATGTTGGCTTTTCCATACTATTCAGGAATATTTTACCCAAATACAGACAAACAAATAATCGTAGTTGACAAATCGGACATTAAAACGACTGAATTTAAAATAAGCGGAATGACTTGTGCGAGTTGCGAAGAACACGTAAATCACGAAGTAAATAAGCTCAACGGAATTGTGAACTCAAAAGCGTCTTACGAAAATGGAAATGCAATCGTTGAATTTGACAAAACCAAAACCAACGAAACAGAAATCGAGAATGCAATAAACTCAACAGGTTATAAAGTAACCGATAAAAAAGAAAACTAA
- a CDS encoding SRPBCC family protein: MPRIELQTEIKPDRNIVFDLSRSIDLHKISTEQTNEEAIAGKTSGLIGMNESVTWRAKHFGIYQKLTSKITEFDRPNYFADEMIKGTFAEFKHEHHFAESNGGTLMTDFFYYKSPFGILGKLADKLFLKKYMTELLTERNRIVKEFAESDRWKEVINEKSTVYNTA; the protein is encoded by the coding sequence ATGCCGAGAATCGAACTTCAAACTGAAATAAAACCTGATAGAAATATCGTGTTTGACTTATCTCGAAGTATCGATTTGCATAAAATATCGACAGAACAAACTAATGAAGAAGCAATCGCGGGAAAAACAAGCGGATTAATCGGAATGAATGAAAGCGTAACTTGGCGTGCAAAACACTTTGGAATCTATCAAAAACTGACTTCCAAAATAACCGAATTTGACAGACCGAATTACTTTGCGGATGAAATGATTAAAGGGACGTTTGCGGAATTTAAGCACGAACATCACTTTGCGGAATCGAATGGCGGAACTTTGATGACTGACTTTTTTTATTATAAATCGCCTTTTGGAATATTAGGAAAGTTAGCGGACAAACTGTTTCTTAAAAAATATATGACTGAATTACTAACTGAAAGAAACCGAATTGTAAAAGAGTTTGCGGAATCTGACAGATGGAAAGAAGTAATAAATGAAAAAAGTACTGTGTACAACACTGCATAA
- a CDS encoding ArsR/SmtB family transcription factor, translating to MENNSCIRQQADIEQINRCKDTVSELNESFDYLANGLSLVGNSVRLKILYLLFEEKRLCVCDLSDILGMNISAISQHLRKMKDRNLLETERDAQTIFYSLTTEYEKLLNPFFEILDKNKILETI from the coding sequence ATGGAAAATAATTCTTGCATAAGACAACAAGCCGATATTGAACAAATAAACCGTTGCAAAGACACAGTTTCGGAATTAAACGAATCGTTCGACTATTTGGCAAACGGACTTTCATTGGTCGGAAATAGCGTTCGACTGAAAATACTCTACCTACTCTTTGAGGAAAAAAGACTTTGTGTTTGTGATTTGAGCGACATTCTCGGAATGAACATTTCAGCTATTTCTCAACATTTAAGGAAAATGAAAGACCGAAATCTATTAGAAACAGAAAGAGATGCTCAAACGATTTTTTACTCACTTACGACTGAATATGAAAAATTACTAAATCCGTTTTTTGAGATACTTGATAAAAACAAAATTTTAGAAACGATATGA
- the accD gene encoding acetyl-CoA carboxylase, carboxyltransferase subunit beta — MPWFKRTKKGIQTPTEEKKDVPKGLWYKSPTGKVVDSEELEKNFYVSPEDGYHVRIGSKEYFEILFDDNKFKELDKGLTSQDTLKFEDKKKYPDRLKEAQDKTGLKDAIRCAVGKSMGADLVVACMDFSFIGGSMGSVVGEKIVRAAEYSLKKKIPLLIISKSGGARMMEAALSLMQLAKTSVKLAQLSDAGIPYISLCTDPTTGGTTASFAMLGDINIGEPGALIGFAGPRVVRDTTGKELPEGFQTAEFLLEHGFLDFITHRRDLKRNINLYLDLVLNRPLREKSA, encoded by the coding sequence ATGCCTTGGTTTAAAAGAACAAAAAAAGGAATTCAAACCCCAACTGAAGAGAAAAAGGACGTCCCAAAAGGGTTGTGGTATAAATCGCCCACCGGAAAGGTTGTGGACAGCGAGGAACTGGAAAAAAACTTTTACGTAAGCCCCGAAGACGGCTACCACGTGCGTATTGGCAGTAAAGAATATTTTGAAATACTATTTGACGACAATAAATTTAAGGAGCTAGACAAAGGACTTACATCTCAAGACACTCTAAAATTTGAAGATAAAAAGAAATATCCAGACCGCTTAAAAGAAGCGCAAGACAAAACCGGCCTTAAAGATGCCATTCGCTGTGCTGTTGGCAAGTCTATGGGTGCAGATTTGGTTGTGGCCTGTATGGATTTTAGTTTTATCGGCGGCTCTATGGGAAGTGTTGTAGGCGAAAAAATTGTTCGTGCGGCAGAGTATTCGCTTAAAAAGAAAATTCCGTTGCTAATAATTTCTAAGAGTGGCGGTGCTCGTATGATGGAGGCTGCACTATCGCTAATGCAACTTGCAAAAACCAGTGTAAAATTGGCCCAATTAAGCGATGCTGGCATACCGTACATTTCGTTATGCACAGATCCTACTACGGGTGGTACCACGGCTTCGTTTGCAATGCTAGGCGATATAAATATTGGCGAACCAGGCGCATTAATTGGTTTTGCAGGACCGCGCGTAGTGCGAGACACCACGGGAAAAGAACTACCCGAAGGTTTTCAAACAGCAGAATTTTTGTTGGAACACGGGTTTTTAGATTTTATAACCCACCGCCGCGATTTAAAGCGCAATATAAACCTGTATCTGGATTTGGTTTTAAACAGACCGCTTCGTGAAAAGTCTGCATAG
- the fbaA gene encoding class II fructose-bisphosphate aldolase, protein MSHGIKPGVATGKEVQRIHKYAKEKGFAMPAVNVVGSDSVNAVMETAAALNAPVIIQFSNGGAQFNAGKGLSNENERAAIAGGVAGAKHIHELAKVYGATVILHTDHCAKKLLPWIDGLLDAGEKFYEENGVPLYSSHMIDLSEEPIEENIEICKRYLERMSKIGMTLEIELGITGGEEDGVDNTDVDSSKLYTQPDEVAYAYEELSKISDQFTIAAAFGNVHGVYKPGNVKLTPIILKNSQEYVQKKFNTGYNPIDFVFHGGSGSSLEEIREAISYGVIKMNIDTDMQFAFTEGVRDYMIKNLAYLKTQIGNPDGEDLPNKKYYDPRKWLREGEITFKKRLEQAFKDLNNVNTL, encoded by the coding sequence ATGAGCCACGGAATTAAGCCCGGTGTAGCAACTGGAAAGGAAGTACAGCGAATACATAAATACGCGAAAGAAAAAGGTTTCGCAATGCCTGCCGTTAACGTGGTAGGATCAGACAGTGTAAACGCGGTTATGGAAACTGCTGCGGCATTAAATGCTCCTGTAATTATTCAGTTTTCTAATGGGGGTGCCCAATTTAATGCAGGCAAAGGACTCTCTAACGAAAACGAGAGAGCGGCCATAGCGGGTGGTGTTGCCGGTGCAAAACACATTCACGAACTGGCAAAGGTTTACGGAGCAACGGTTATACTTCATACAGATCATTGCGCCAAAAAATTACTTCCGTGGATTGATGGTTTGTTAGACGCAGGCGAAAAGTTTTACGAAGAAAACGGCGTACCCCTTTACAGCTCGCATATGATAGATTTATCTGAAGAGCCCATTGAAGAAAACATTGAAATTTGCAAACGCTATTTAGAGCGAATGAGCAAAATTGGCATGACCTTAGAAATTGAATTGGGAATTACCGGTGGCGAAGAAGACGGCGTAGATAATACCGATGTAGATTCGTCTAAATTATACACCCAGCCAGACGAGGTTGCGTACGCGTATGAGGAGCTTTCAAAAATTAGCGATCAGTTTACCATTGCTGCAGCTTTTGGAAATGTTCACGGCGTTTACAAACCTGGAAATGTAAAATTAACCCCAATTATTCTAAAGAATTCGCAGGAATACGTTCAGAAAAAATTTAATACCGGCTACAATCCAATAGATTTTGTATTTCACGGTGGAAGTGGTTCTTCACTTGAAGAAATTCGCGAGGCAATAAGTTACGGCGTTATAAAAATGAATATAGACACCGACATGCAATTTGCCTTTACTGAAGGCGTACGCGATTATATGATAAAGAACTTAGCGTATTTAAAAACGCAAATTGGCAATCCCGACGGCGAAGATTTGCCAAACAAAAAATATTACGACCCACGGAAATGGCTTCGCGAAGGCGAAATAACTTTTAAGAAAAGACTGGAACAAGCTTTTAAAGATTTAAATAACGTAAATACGCTATAA
- a CDS encoding tyrosine-type recombinase/integrase — MITITLQPFKHNSENCIGLKFKYHFESKEIIKRMEGVRWTKTHGCFYIVYDQNTFTAFKQALAAKGFDVADATQTAQDENKKGARKNLGPITASKNSIYENFKQSLNGKRLSKSTIKTYGAFVHQFLRYTENKPADLIDATDVRLYLEWAIGTLNYSVSTHRQMVSALRHFAYLYPTCAIDPEAIFMPSKDKKLPVILSFKEVVQLIQVTKNLKHRVIIAMLYASGLRIGEMLNLEIKDFDFSRNQLHVRGGKGRKDRYTTIAQTLHPMLKNYYRTYNPKVYFIENPNGGKYSAASVRSFLRRSCKLARIKKPITPHSLRHSYATHLLEQGTDIRHIQELLGHSKPETTMIYTKVTRKELQQIKSPLDSALNELYLPDNHNKKLGLD; from the coding sequence ATGATTACAATAACATTACAGCCATTTAAGCACAATTCAGAAAATTGCATCGGGTTAAAATTTAAGTATCACTTTGAAAGCAAAGAAATTATTAAACGAATGGAAGGTGTACGTTGGACCAAAACACATGGTTGCTTTTATATTGTTTACGATCAAAACACCTTTACTGCGTTTAAGCAAGCCTTAGCAGCCAAAGGTTTTGATGTTGCAGACGCTACCCAAACCGCCCAAGACGAAAACAAAAAGGGCGCAAGAAAAAATTTAGGACCCATAACCGCATCAAAAAATTCAATTTATGAAAACTTTAAGCAATCTTTAAACGGAAAACGCTTGAGTAAAAGCACCATTAAAACTTACGGTGCATTTGTACATCAATTTTTACGCTATACAGAAAACAAGCCGGCCGATTTAATAGACGCCACAGATGTACGCCTTTATTTAGAGTGGGCCATTGGCACCCTAAACTACTCGGTTAGCACCCACAGGCAAATGGTTAGTGCCCTTAGGCATTTTGCCTATTTGTACCCAACGTGCGCAATAGACCCGGAAGCTATATTTATGCCATCAAAAGACAAAAAACTACCTGTAATTTTAAGCTTTAAAGAGGTTGTACAATTAATTCAAGTAACCAAGAATCTTAAGCACAGGGTTATAATAGCGATGCTTTATGCTTCTGGTTTACGCATTGGCGAAATGCTAAATTTAGAAATAAAAGATTTTGATTTTTCACGAAATCAGCTTCACGTACGGGGCGGCAAGGGCAGGAAAGATCGTTACACTACTATTGCGCAGACCCTGCACCCCATGTTAAAGAACTACTACAGAACATATAACCCTAAAGTTTATTTTATAGAAAACCCAAACGGCGGCAAGTACAGTGCTGCCAGCGTACGTTCCTTTTTACGGCGCAGCTGCAAGTTGGCACGCATTAAAAAGCCCATTACGCCACACAGTTTAAGACATTCGTACGCTACACACTTACTGGAACAAGGAACAGATATAAGGCATATACAAGAGTTATTGGGGCATAGCAAACCCGAAACAACTATGATCTACACCAAGGTAACCAGGAAGGAGTTGCAGCAAATAAAAAGTCCTTTAGATTCTGCATTAAATGAATTATATTTACCGGATAACCATAACAAAAAACTTGGTTTAGACTAG
- a CDS encoding porin family protein, which produces MKKLFIVLSFLCIANSVNAQWFFNKERIANLENFDKKKFSWGYFLGFNSYDFKFDYRDQYADDNTEILVERSAGFNVGLIGDMRINQYLNLRLEPGLYFTQRDLTFPGFSSESDYLREVKSTYIHVPLLLKVSTKRLNNIKPFIVGGVSTSLNLSSNQKNPEDNEQGRFRMTNSTNYYEIGFGIDFYLYYFKFTPSIRGVFALNNELIPDDDPNSPWTGNIDKLATRGIFVNFTFQ; this is translated from the coding sequence ATGAAGAAGCTCTTTATTGTACTTTCCTTTTTATGTATTGCAAACAGCGTGAATGCACAATGGTTTTTTAATAAAGAACGCATTGCCAATCTCGAAAATTTCGATAAAAAGAAGTTTTCCTGGGGGTACTTTTTAGGTTTTAATAGCTACGATTTTAAATTTGATTACAGAGATCAATACGCTGATGACAACACAGAGATTCTCGTGGAGCGTTCGGCCGGTTTTAATGTAGGCTTAATTGGCGATATGCGCATAAATCAATACCTCAACCTACGATTGGAACCCGGACTGTATTTTACACAGCGCGATTTAACATTTCCGGGATTTTCGTCGGAGTCTGACTATCTGCGCGAAGTTAAATCTACGTACATTCACGTGCCTTTACTGCTAAAGGTATCTACCAAGCGATTAAACAACATTAAACCGTTTATTGTTGGGGGAGTTTCAACCTCGCTAAACCTTTCCAGCAACCAAAAAAATCCAGAAGATAACGAACAAGGTAGATTCCGAATGACCAATAGCACTAATTATTACGAGATTGGGTTTGGTATCGATTTTTATTTGTACTACTTTAAGTTTACCCCGTCTATCCGTGGAGTTTTTGCATTGAATAACGAATTAATTCCCGACGATGACCCCAACAGTCCATGGACCGGAAATATTGATAAACTGGCTACGCGCGGAATATTCGTAAACTTCACATTTCAATAG
- a CDS encoding STM3941 family protein, with protein sequence MNEIKLYKKPIKAISLLAISNVFVVLGIWGIMREGNSGFEIFIAYLTIFFFGLGIAVGFFHLFDKRPQIIINENGIWDRTTNLDLIEWELIQDAYPINIYGQIFISLKLDRSIEITVKQYKWASYLSSKINAQKINLSLGQIKIDYKRLNEFILKMSRLEKTERAVEIKNVAQHGI encoded by the coding sequence ATGAATGAAATCAAGCTCTATAAAAAGCCGATTAAAGCTATATCCCTTTTAGCAATTTCCAACGTTTTTGTTGTTTTAGGAATATGGGGAATAATGAGAGAGGGGAATTCGGGGTTTGAAATATTTATTGCTTATTTGACAATCTTTTTTTTCGGACTTGGAATTGCAGTTGGTTTCTTTCATCTTTTCGATAAAAGACCTCAAATTATTATAAATGAAAATGGAATTTGGGACAGAACCACAAACTTAGATTTAATTGAATGGGAATTAATTCAAGACGCATATCCAATTAACATTTATGGCCAAATATTTATCTCTTTAAAATTGGACAGAAGCATTGAAATTACAGTAAAGCAATATAAGTGGGCAAGTTATTTAAGCAGTAAAATCAATGCTCAAAAGATTAATTTAAGTTTAGGACAAATTAAAATCGACTATAAAAGATTAAATGAGTTCATCTTAAAAATGTCTAGATTGGAAAAAACTGAAAGAGCAGTGGAAATAAAAAACGTTGCACAACACGGTATATAA
- a CDS encoding BamA/TamA family outer membrane protein, with product MPDGKYLLTENTIVVDSVKINDAGVYSQLAQKPNTTIPLVGIPFELHIYNLADQQPQETYNKWLHKYPKREERLIRLLSKKQVDKIDSSYVNFNQWLQKSGEAPAIIDEKKIEKSLVRLKRWYASYGYFNDEVTYTIEPNEKKKKRAKVTYSVKRHKPYFVGDSIIEKISSPVVDSLFQATKSRSFIVPGKQYAANDFVNERDRLTIQLRNSGLYHFDQEYVGFEADTVKTDHKANITYIIPDRKVTQGDSTYTEPFKVHSINEVRIITDYSYDNRNKTLQDSTSYKGYKLFSYGKMRFRPKAIADAISITPGKIYKDIDRTLTYNQISDLRIFKYPNIHYSEVATDSTASLLNATIMLSPRDRFTLGVDFDAYTSTIQQFGISFSGNIIFRNIFRGAEILEISGRGSLGSSKDAADSESKFFNISEFGGDVKLTFPSIIFPINTEKLIPKYMSPSTGISLGASVQNNIGLDRQTVNGVFNYRWKPSKILNYQLDLLNLQYVKNLNTGNYFNVYKNSFDQLNTIAQETESDNPGTINPAFYNYDDNNNLFLIVPEGANGFIEDVKNGVINPVYIDGDGTTIVNNIDERKKRLTEDNLIFATNITRTRDTRENIQDNNFSRTRYKLEVAGNLLSGISSLTGATKNNDGNYTALGVVFSQYVKGEGEYIKHWELNGNNVLAFRVFGGIAIPYGNSNNIPFTRSYFAGGANDNRGWRAYDLGPGSSGSTDEFNEANFKIALNAEYRFTILGAFKGALFVDTGNIWNVLDNIQDEASVFNGIEDIKELAVATGIGLRYDFGFFVFRFDVGFKTHNPAKPVGERWFTDYNFTKAVYNIGINYPF from the coding sequence GTGCCCGACGGAAAATATTTACTCACCGAGAACACCATTGTTGTAGATAGTGTAAAAATTAACGACGCGGGGGTTTACAGCCAGTTGGCCCAAAAGCCAAACACTACCATTCCGTTGGTGGGCATTCCGTTTGAATTGCACATTTACAATCTGGCAGATCAGCAACCACAAGAAACTTATAATAAATGGCTTCACAAATATCCAAAACGAGAAGAACGTTTAATACGTTTACTTTCAAAAAAACAGGTAGATAAAATTGACAGCAGCTATGTAAACTTTAATCAATGGCTTCAAAAATCTGGAGAAGCGCCCGCCATAATCGACGAGAAAAAAATTGAAAAATCCCTTGTGCGACTAAAACGCTGGTACGCCAGCTATGGCTATTTTAACGATGAAGTAACCTATACTATTGAACCCAATGAAAAGAAAAAGAAGCGCGCAAAAGTTACCTATTCGGTAAAAAGGCACAAACCTTATTTTGTGGGCGATTCCATTATTGAGAAAATAAGCTCGCCGGTAGTAGATTCGCTTTTTCAAGCTACCAAAAGCAGATCGTTTATTGTGCCCGGTAAGCAGTATGCCGCCAATGATTTTGTAAACGAACGCGATAGACTTACCATTCAACTTAGAAATTCGGGGCTTTATCATTTTGACCAAGAATATGTGGGTTTTGAGGCAGATACCGTAAAAACAGACCATAAGGCAAATATTACCTACATAATTCCCGACCGAAAAGTTACACAGGGCGACAGCACCTATACCGAACCCTTTAAGGTACACAGCATAAATGAAGTAAGAATAATAACCGACTATTCGTACGACAACAGAAACAAAACCCTGCAAGATAGTACAAGTTATAAGGGCTATAAATTGTTTAGTTACGGCAAAATGCGTTTTCGGCCAAAGGCTATTGCCGATGCAATTTCAATTACCCCCGGAAAAATTTATAAAGACATTGACCGTACCCTAACGTACAACCAAATTAGCGATTTGCGTATTTTTAAATATCCTAACATACATTATTCCGAAGTAGCTACAGATAGCACGGCAAGCCTTTTAAACGCAACTATTATGCTGAGTCCGCGAGACCGGTTTACGTTGGGAGTAGATTTTGATGCTTATACTTCTACCATTCAACAATTTGGAATAAGTTTTAGCGGCAACATTATTTTCCGAAATATTTTCCGCGGGGCCGAAATACTTGAAATTTCGGGTCGCGGTAGTTTGGGTTCTTCCAAAGATGCTGCAGACAGCGAAAGTAAGTTTTTTAATATTTCGGAATTTGGAGGCGATGTAAAACTCACTTTTCCAAGCATTATATTTCCTATAAATACTGAAAAATTAATCCCGAAATATATGTCGCCTTCCACGGGAATAAGTCTTGGTGCCAGCGTGCAAAACAACATTGGTCTAGACCGGCAAACGGTGAACGGCGTATTTAATTACCGGTGGAAACCTTCAAAAATTTTAAATTACCAATTAGATTTATTAAACCTACAATATGTAAAAAACCTCAATACGGGCAATTATTTTAATGTGTATAAAAACTCATTCGACCAACTAAACACTATAGCACAGGAAACGGAAAGCGACAACCCTGGAACAATAAATCCGGCTTTTTATAATTATGACGATAACAACAACCTGTTTCTAATAGTACCCGAGGGCGCCAATGGATTTATTGAAGATGTAAAAAACGGGGTTATAAACCCGGTTTATATTGACGGCGATGGTACAACAATTGTAAACAATATTGACGAACGCAAAAAACGGCTTACCGAAGACAATTTAATTTTTGCGACCAACATTACCCGTACACGCGACACGCGTGAAAATATACAGGATAACAACTTTTCGAGAACGCGCTATAAGTTAGAAGTAGCTGGCAATTTACTCTCCGGTATATCTAGTCTTACGGGAGCCACTAAAAACAACGATGGCAATTACACCGCTTTAGGCGTTGTATTTTCGCAATATGTAAAAGGCGAAGGAGAATACATTAAGCACTGGGAACTTAACGGCAACAATGTATTGGCGTTTCGCGTTTTTGGCGGCATTGCCATTCCGTATGGCAACAGCAACAACATTCCCTTTACCCGAAGTTATTTTGCCGGTGGTGCCAACGATAACCGTGGGTGGCGCGCCTACGATCTGGGCCCTGGAAGTAGCGGAAGTACCGATGAGTTTAATGAGGCAAATTTTAAAATTGCCCTAAATGCCGAGTACCGATTTACTATTTTGGGCGCTTTTAAAGGAGCGTTATTTGTAGATACCGGGAATATTTGGAATGTTTTAGACAACATTCAAGATGAAGCTTCTGTATTTAATGGTATTGAAGACATTAAAGAACTTGCAGTTGCCACGGGCATTGGGCTACGTTACGATTTTGGTTTTTTTGTGTTTCGATTTGATGTAGGCTTTAAAACCCATAACCCTGCAAAACCTGTGGGCGAGCGTTGGTTTACAGATTATAATTTTACCAAGGCTGTTTACAATATCGGTATTAACTATCCATTCTAA
- a CDS encoding RNA methyltransferase — protein sequence MVSKSQTKLITSLQQKKYRAQNGLFVAEGPKVIAEFLNEGLKLQALFSTNTTEITAENHFLVTEAELKKISFLKSANTALAVFKIPKIHPVKDTGLILALDAVRDPGNLGTIIRLCDWFGIQQILCSEDTVDCYNPKVVQATMGSLARVAIHYVSLSEYFAETTLPIYGGFMEGKNIYSEKLPQSAIIVMGNEANGISDQILQKITHKVNIPRFGKIQKTESLNVATATAIFLSEFRRSIEM from the coding sequence TTGGTCAGCAAAAGTCAAACAAAATTAATAACGAGCCTACAACAAAAAAAGTACCGTGCCCAAAATGGATTATTTGTTGCCGAAGGCCCAAAAGTAATTGCCGAGTTTTTAAATGAAGGATTAAAATTACAGGCACTTTTTTCTACCAATACAACCGAGATTACTGCCGAAAACCACTTTCTGGTTACCGAGGCAGAACTTAAAAAAATAAGCTTTTTAAAATCTGCCAATACGGCTTTGGCGGTATTTAAAATTCCAAAAATACATCCTGTAAAGGATACCGGTTTAATCTTAGCGCTCGATGCTGTGCGCGATCCGGGAAATCTGGGAACAATAATCAGGTTGTGCGATTGGTTTGGCATACAACAAATACTGTGTTCTGAAGATACGGTAGATTGCTACAATCCAAAAGTGGTGCAGGCAACCATGGGTTCCTTAGCGCGTGTGGCAATACATTATGTGTCGCTTTCAGAATATTTTGCAGAAACTACCCTGCCTATTTATGGCGGCTTTATGGAAGGAAAAAATATCTATTCTGAAAAACTTCCGCAAAGTGCTATCATTGTTATGGGTAATGAAGCCAATGGAATTTCGGACCAAATACTTCAAAAAATTACACATAAAGTAAATATTCCGCGTTTTGGAAAAATTCAAAAAACCGAAAGCTTAAACGTAGCTACGGCAACCGCAATTTTCTTAAGCGAGTTTAGAAGATCTATTGAAATGTGA
- the rpsO gene encoding 30S ribosomal protein S15 — translation MYLSTEEKEKIFAKHGKSKTDTGSAEGQIALFTYRIEHLTKHLKTNHKDYNTERSLVMLVGKRRALLDYLIKKDILRYRAIVKELGLRK, via the coding sequence ATGTATTTATCTACAGAAGAAAAAGAAAAAATTTTCGCTAAACACGGAAAGTCTAAAACCGACACTGGTTCGGCAGAAGGACAGATTGCGTTATTCACGTACCGCATCGAGCATTTAACAAAACACCTAAAAACAAACCACAAGGATTACAATACTGAACGTTCTTTGGTAATGTTAGTTGGTAAAAGAAGAGCGCTTTTAGATTATTTAATTAAGAAAGACATTCTTCGTTACCGAGCTATCGTTAAAGAATTAGGATTACGTAAGTAA
- a CDS encoding IS110 family transposase, producing MNKYKETFGVDISKNVFDVFGSTSGHNQFNNDEKGFKSFLKILSNNSIVAMEATGYYHYRLAQFLYKNNVAVSVVNPLSVKRFIQMKLAKVKTDKSDAKAICEYSLANDVPLYNAFTDVQAECLQLFRLMDSYLKKRTATKNKMHGEETLGIPSKFVYRSLKRDKKHLDKELAGIEERLLELVRQEQQHQLTLLQTVPGIGAKTALFLIVVTDGFSKFETGAQLCSYVGITPTTRESGSSVRGRSRISKVGNKKLRNLLFLCAFNACKYNRACQALYQRIVNKGKSKKLALIAVANKLLKQCFAIAKSGLPYDADFVSVLAEK from the coding sequence ATGAATAAATATAAGGAAACTTTCGGAGTTGACATCAGTAAGAATGTCTTTGATGTATTCGGTAGTACCAGTGGCCACAACCAGTTCAATAATGATGAAAAAGGATTTAAATCTTTTTTGAAGATACTTTCTAATAATTCAATTGTAGCTATGGAAGCAACGGGTTACTATCATTATAGGCTTGCACAGTTTCTTTACAAAAACAATGTGGCGGTGTCTGTTGTAAATCCTTTATCTGTAAAACGTTTTATACAGATGAAGCTTGCCAAGGTAAAGACCGACAAGAGTGATGCAAAAGCCATTTGCGAGTATTCCCTCGCCAATGACGTTCCACTTTACAATGCCTTTACAGATGTACAGGCCGAGTGCTTGCAACTGTTTCGTTTGATGGACAGTTACCTTAAAAAACGTACCGCTACTAAAAATAAAATGCACGGTGAGGAAACCTTGGGCATCCCGTCAAAGTTCGTGTATCGTTCATTAAAGCGCGATAAAAAACACTTGGACAAAGAGCTTGCTGGAATAGAAGAACGCCTGCTTGAATTGGTGAGGCAAGAGCAGCAACACCAGCTAACGCTTTTGCAGACTGTTCCTGGCATTGGAGCCAAGACAGCTTTGTTTTTAATTGTGGTAACCGATGGCTTTTCCAAATTTGAAACGGGGGCGCAGCTTTGCAGTTATGTGGGCATCACACCTACCACTAGGGAATCTGGAAGTAGTGTACGTGGTCGTAGCAGAATTAGTAAGGTTGGCAATAAGAAACTCCGCAATCTATTATTTCTATGCGCCTTCAATGCCTGTAAGTACAACAGGGCGTGCCAAGCGCTTTATCAGCGCATCGTAAATAAAGGGAAGAGTAAAAAGCTCGCGCTTATTGCGGTTGCTAATAAACTTTTGAAACAGTGTTTTGCTATCGCAAAATCAGGCCTACCATATGATGCCGATTTTGTTTCAGTACTTGCAGAAAAATAA
- a CDS encoding GDCCVxC domain-containing (seleno)protein, which translates to MEVKLKSEITCPNCGHKKVEDMPTNACQFFYECENCKTVLKPKEGDCCVYCSYGTVACPPIQENKSCC; encoded by the coding sequence ATGGAAGTCAAATTAAAATCAGAAATCACTTGTCCTAATTGCGGACATAAAAAAGTAGAAGATATGCCAACAAACGCTTGTCAATTTTTCTACGAATGCGAGAACTGTAAAACGGTTTTGAAACCAAAAGAAGGAGATTGCTGTGTTTATTGCTCATACGGAACAGTTGCTTGTCCACCAATTCAAGAAAATAAAAGTTGTTGTTAA